Proteins co-encoded in one Oncorhynchus keta strain PuntledgeMale-10-30-2019 chromosome 36, Oket_V2, whole genome shotgun sequence genomic window:
- the LOC118369897 gene encoding uncharacterized protein LOC118369897 isoform X1, translating to MNFAAQFIYANYAGDGSPRRVGFNDSENDPFWQSEEQRLGSTKQGCSTSSKSTCNKDAPVCNGVAGWRPTLIHPERLKDFGIEEEECLNGKVKTFETKVVGAPEIQLMDPPKTNKKRGSERKAVPPPKPEYLRFEDISAAAFKIQSAMQKTPCTYSRLSKQYGMEIFLKKELLHYTGSVKERGVLYLLTSLNQEQQKKGVIVAKDCSFSMAVAHHAVELRIPVFVIMPASCAQPHLRVYRDYGAMVISYGSTARDSLNHARHLAKENGYLCLEEDDSAVYLAGLGTVGMEIYEQVPKLDAVIVPTGGQCSLLVSTAAAIKHLNSRITVIGVEPEGFPLLLQSLKTGSPVASELYNVPNRKLYGDLFEHSLGTHTFQLAKKYVDKVVTVREEDSLVAMLRFQEFERSTVDTEGAMGLAAILAGQLPELKGKRVAVVVSSANMELDLIRQCVDRALVLDDRVSKFTVQLGDFPGDMAKLLDMLAREDIKLLDICHRRHSDKGDLFKAQVECVVETRDKTQSTQLRRILSERYPTLHWLDR from the exons ATGAACTTTGCCGCCCAGTTCATCTACGCCAACTACGCCGGTGATGGATCGCCCAGGAGAGTGGGATTCAACGACAGTGAGAATGACCCCTTCTGGCAGAG cGAGGAGCAGCGTCTTGGGTCAACTAAACAGGGCTGCTCCACCTCCTCCAAGAGTACCTGCAACAAGGACGCCCCCGTCTGTAACGGGGTTGCGGGCTGGCGGCCCACCCTCATCCACCCAGAGCGCCTGAAGGACTTTGgtattgaggaggaggagtgcctCAATGGGAAAGTCAAAACGTTTGAGACCAAGGTGGTgggcgctcctgagatccagctAATGGACCCACCCAAGACTAACAAGAAGAGAGGCAGCGAGCGCAAAGCAGTCCCACCACCCAAGCCTGAGTACCTCCGCTTCGAGGACATCAGTGCTGCAGCCTTCAAAATCCAGTCAGCGATGCAGAAGACGCCTTGTACG TACTCCAGACTGTCCAAACAGTATGGCATGGAGATCTTCCTAAAGAAGGAGCTCCTCCACTACACAGGCTCCGTAAAGGAGAGAGGCGTTTTATACCTACTCACCTCCCTCAACCAG GAGCAGCAGAAGAAGGGGGTGATCGTAGCTAAAGACTGTAGCTTCTCCATGGCCGTGGCTCACCATGCGGTGGAGTTGAGGATCCCAGTGTTTGTCATCATGCCAGCCAGCTGTGCCCAGCCCCACCTCAGGGTGTACCGAGACTACGGCGCCATGGTCATCTCCTATGGTAGTACCGCCAGGGACTCCCTGAACCACGCCCGCCACCTGGCCAAGGAGAACGGATACCTCTGCCTGGAAGA gGATGATAGTGCTGTGTACTTGGCAGGGCTGGGCACAGTAGGCATGGAGATCTATGAGCAGGTGCCCAAACTAGATGCAGTCATTGTGCCCACAGGTGGGCAGTGTAGTCTACTGGTCAGCACAGCAGCAGCCATCAAACACCTCAACTCACGCATCACTGTCATA GGAGTTGAACCAGAAGGATTCCCGCTGCTACTACAGTCCCTCAAAACAGGCAGCCCAGTGGCTAGTGAACTTTACAACGTCCCCAACAGGAAGCTTTATGGAG ATCTATTTGAGCACTCACTGGGGACCCACACCTTCCAGTTGGCTAAGAAATATGTGGACAAAGTCGTTACTGTCAG AGAAGAGGACtctctggtagccatgctgaGGTTCCAGGAGTTTGAACGCTCCACAGTGGACACAGAGGGAGCCATGGGACTAGCGGCCATCTTGGCTGGGCAACTACCAGAGCTAAAGGGCAAAAG GGTAGCTGTGGTGGTTAGCAGTGCTAACATGGAGTTGGACCTGATCAGACAGTGTGTTGACCGCGCCCTGGTTCTGGATGACCGAGTCAGCAAGTTTACAGTGCAGCTGGGGGACTTTCCGGGGGACATGGCCAAGCTACTGGACATGCTGGCAAGAGAGGACATCAA gctgttGGATATTTGCCACCGGAGACACAGTGACAAAGGCGATCTCTTCAAGGCCCAG GTGGAGTGTGTAGTGGAGACCAGGGATAAGACACAGAGCACTCAGCTCCGCAGGATACTGTCTGAGCGCTACCCCACACTACACTGGCTGGACCGGTGA
- the LOC118369897 gene encoding uncharacterized protein LOC118369897 isoform X2 yields the protein MDPPKTNKKRGSERKAVPPPKPEYLRFEDISAAAFKIQSAMQKTPCTYSRLSKQYGMEIFLKKELLHYTGSVKERGVLYLLTSLNQEQQKKGVIVAKDCSFSMAVAHHAVELRIPVFVIMPASCAQPHLRVYRDYGAMVISYGSTARDSLNHARHLAKENGYLCLEEDDSAVYLAGLGTVGMEIYEQVPKLDAVIVPTGGQCSLLVSTAAAIKHLNSRITVIGVEPEGFPLLLQSLKTGSPVASELYNVPNRKLYGDLFEHSLGTHTFQLAKKYVDKVVTVREEDSLVAMLRFQEFERSTVDTEGAMGLAAILAGQLPELKGKRVAVVVSSANMELDLIRQCVDRALVLDDRVSKFTVQLGDFPGDMAKLLDMLAREDIKLLDICHRRHSDKGDLFKAQVECVVETRDKTQSTQLRRILSERYPTLHWLDR from the exons ATGGACCCACCCAAGACTAACAAGAAGAGAGGCAGCGAGCGCAAAGCAGTCCCACCACCCAAGCCTGAGTACCTCCGCTTCGAGGACATCAGTGCTGCAGCCTTCAAAATCCAGTCAGCGATGCAGAAGACGCCTTGTACG TACTCCAGACTGTCCAAACAGTATGGCATGGAGATCTTCCTAAAGAAGGAGCTCCTCCACTACACAGGCTCCGTAAAGGAGAGAGGCGTTTTATACCTACTCACCTCCCTCAACCAG GAGCAGCAGAAGAAGGGGGTGATCGTAGCTAAAGACTGTAGCTTCTCCATGGCCGTGGCTCACCATGCGGTGGAGTTGAGGATCCCAGTGTTTGTCATCATGCCAGCCAGCTGTGCCCAGCCCCACCTCAGGGTGTACCGAGACTACGGCGCCATGGTCATCTCCTATGGTAGTACCGCCAGGGACTCCCTGAACCACGCCCGCCACCTGGCCAAGGAGAACGGATACCTCTGCCTGGAAGA gGATGATAGTGCTGTGTACTTGGCAGGGCTGGGCACAGTAGGCATGGAGATCTATGAGCAGGTGCCCAAACTAGATGCAGTCATTGTGCCCACAGGTGGGCAGTGTAGTCTACTGGTCAGCACAGCAGCAGCCATCAAACACCTCAACTCACGCATCACTGTCATA GGAGTTGAACCAGAAGGATTCCCGCTGCTACTACAGTCCCTCAAAACAGGCAGCCCAGTGGCTAGTGAACTTTACAACGTCCCCAACAGGAAGCTTTATGGAG ATCTATTTGAGCACTCACTGGGGACCCACACCTTCCAGTTGGCTAAGAAATATGTGGACAAAGTCGTTACTGTCAG AGAAGAGGACtctctggtagccatgctgaGGTTCCAGGAGTTTGAACGCTCCACAGTGGACACAGAGGGAGCCATGGGACTAGCGGCCATCTTGGCTGGGCAACTACCAGAGCTAAAGGGCAAAAG GGTAGCTGTGGTGGTTAGCAGTGCTAACATGGAGTTGGACCTGATCAGACAGTGTGTTGACCGCGCCCTGGTTCTGGATGACCGAGTCAGCAAGTTTACAGTGCAGCTGGGGGACTTTCCGGGGGACATGGCCAAGCTACTGGACATGCTGGCAAGAGAGGACATCAA gctgttGGATATTTGCCACCGGAGACACAGTGACAAAGGCGATCTCTTCAAGGCCCAG GTGGAGTGTGTAGTGGAGACCAGGGATAAGACACAGAGCACTCAGCTCCGCAGGATACTGTCTGAGCGCTACCCCACACTACACTGGCTGGACCGGTGA